A single window of Bombyx mori chromosome 17, ASM3026992v2 DNA harbors:
- the LOC119629794 gene encoding uncharacterized protein K02A2.6, translating into MDSLKPPPPLCLMGDLKQNFQKWTQQYDIYMIASGTEGDEKIKDKQKKAIYLHCLGAEALTIYNGFKNKEKLSYVEVKQKFNEYCSPPGNETFSRHVFFSRKKRDGESFDEFFCTLRKLAGDCGFADLEESLIRDQIILGLNDAKLTERLLKESTLTLDSCMKICKVAESAAKQVQVMTEKTVEAVTRKQESRSRMPNQNKTSFNNKQHLGKSAEGSVRLKNNNCERCGGVHSHRSCPAFGRRCAKCNRYGHYMQMCRTVGAVYVSDDDSDDSLVVGSVTVGQVDTEDWIVEAKVRGQKMKFKVDTGSQVNILTSAIVKKLDLKMTETCTKLKNFDGSTIETVGMTKTIVKFNKKKYVLDFYVVKFKTTNVLSYKAAVQLGLINKVENISKEYVVQDIGEYKDLFHGLGKLNYVYKIKLTDNCAPVVEPPRKIPFKLVDKVKNELDRLEQLDVIKKVQEPTEWVNSMVIVKKSQDKIRLCLDPQNINKCIIRERHKIPTFEELTSAMPDAKYYSVLDANKGFYQILLAEESQLLTTFNAGQFGRYCFKRLPFGLNSAPEVFTKCYSEIFNDIQGVVTYVDEILVWGDTKKTHDERLLQVLEKARQAGVKFNKEKCVIGVKEVKYVGHILSSEGLKPDPEKVRAIVDMKEPTTKKELQTVLGIITYISKFIPNTSELTESLRQLLKKNVEYIWGDKQKEDFKKIKQFLTSATVLRYFDVNKPVTLSVDSSSTGLGAVLLQDNLPVAYGSKTLTECQKSWAQIEKEMLAIVYGCEKFHQYIYDKHVIVESDHRPLEYIFKKTINETPLRLQRLRLRIQGYDLEIRYKPGKELFVADALSRNSLPDKICNKDLDQHVELHVCLITEGLKFTEQKLEDFKKKTANDEECQKIIKNIEMGWPDKVKLPTDLKYYHSIKEDLYYANGLIFKNNAVFVPKSLRKEILNLIHYNHLGLEKCKNKIRGLLYWPFMNKELEDHIRNCEACLKYQKSHSFETLILRDIPKQPWDIIGADMFFYKNNIYLMVVDYLTKYVEIINMVDQSTQSHILALKQMFARWGIPTKLCTDDASQFNSYEFQEFVKEWGFQLVKSSPYYARSNGMVERHIQIVKKMFKKCDFDQKDIYMALMEYRNTPIDSEINMSPNELLLGRQTVTLLPTRSSLPGKNKLKKVRNSLQKKQIKYKYYHDRRNNQKGIEFTEGQNVFIRDSSSNRQRDYNSGDIEDSIGSSGIGSDNDNIQSNDTTSNRESVTLENVNTDIRQTRSGRQAYLSKEREMSCEDTYWNKLWLTCTGDGTTE; encoded by the exons ATGGATTCGTTAAAACCACCGCCACCATTATGCCTCATGGGCGActtgaaacaaaattttcaaaaatggacACAGCAAtatgatatttatatgattgctAGCGGGACGGAAggtgatgaaaaaattaaagataagcAGAAAAAGGCAATCTATTTGCACTGCCTAGGTGCAGAAGCACTAACCATATACAATGGTTTTAAGAACAAAGAAAAGTTATCTTATGTGGAAGTAAAACAGAAGTTTAATGAATATTGTTCGCCACCCGGAAATGAAACTTTTAGTAGACATGTCTTCTTCAGCAGAAAAAAGAGAGATGGAGaaagttttgatgaatttttCTGTACGTTGAGAAAATTGGCGGGAGACTGTGGGTTTGCAGACCTAGAAGAAAGCTTAATAAGAGACCAAATCATATTAGGCTTAAATGATGCCAAATTAACAGAAAGATTGCTTAAGGAATCGACCTTAACATTGGATAGCTGCATGAAAATATGTAAAGTGGCTGAGAGTGCTGCAAAACAGGTTCAAGTCATGACAGAAAAGACAGTTGAAGCTGTTACAAGAAAACAAGAATCTCGAAGCAGAATGCCTAATCAGAATAAAaccagttttaataataaacaacatcTAGGTAAGAGTGCAGAAGGATCAGTAAGGCTGAAGAATAATAATTGTGAAAGATGCGGAGGAGTGCATTCTCATCGATCCTGCCCAGCCTTTGGAAGGAGATGTGCTAAGTGTAATCGATATGGACATTACATGCAGATGTGCAGAACAGTTGGTGCTGTGTATGTCAGCGATGATGATAGTGATGACTCATTAGTAGTGGGGTCAGTAACTGTGGGCCAGGTTGATACAGAGGACTGGATCGTTGAGGCAAAAGTGAGAGGACAGAAGATGAAGTTCAAAGTGGATACAGGATCGCAGGTTAATATTTTGACTAGTGCTATAGTGAAAAAACTAGACTTAAAAATGACAGAAActtgtacaaaattaaaaaactttgatGGCTCAACTATAGAAACAGTAGGTATGACTAAAACTATagtgaaattcaataaaaaaaagtatgtacttGACTTTTATGtggtaaaatttaaaactactaaTGTGCTGAGCTATAAAGCTGCTGTGCAGTTGGGTTTAATAAACAaagttgaaaatatttcaaaggAATATGTAGTTCAGGACATTGGTGAATACAAAGATTTGTTTCATGGCTTAGGAAAATTGAACTatgtatacaaaattaaattaacagacAATTGTGCACCTGTAGTGGAGCCACCAAGGAAAATTCCTTTTAAATTAGTAGATAAAGTAAAAAATGAGCTTGATCGATTGGAGCAACTTGATGTAATAAAGAAAGTGCAAGAACCAACTGAGTGGGTTAACTCTATggtgattgtaaaaaaaagtcaagATAAAATTAGATTGTGTTTAGATccacaaaatataaacaaatgtaTCATTAGAGAACGTCATAAAATACCTACCTTTGAGGAACTTACTTCAGCCATGCCTGATGCTAAATATTACTCAGTGTTAGATGCAAACAAAGGATTTTATCAGATTTTGTTAGCAGAAGAAAGTCAACTGCTAACAACGTTCAATGCAGGTCAATTTGGAAGATATTGTTTTAAGCGGTTACCATTTGGCCTGAATTCTGCCCCTGAGGTATTTACTAAGTGTTATTCAGAAattttcaatgatatacagggTGTAGTAACTTATGTTGATGAAATATTAGTATGGGGAGATACGAAAAAAACACATGATGAAAGATTACTCCAAGTTTTAGAAAAGGCTCGGCAGGCTGGGGTCAAGTTTAATAAAGAGAAATGTGTCATAGGTGTAAAAGAGGTTAAATATGTGGGTCATATCCTATCTAGTGAGGGCCTTAAGCCAGACCCAGAAAAAGTGCGAGCTATTGTGGACATGAAAGAGCCAACAACAAAAAAGGAATTACAAACTGTCTTGGGTATTATAACATACATTTCTAAATTTATACCAAATACATCAGAATTGACAGAATCACTAAGACAATtgctaaaaaaaaacgtagagtACATTTGGGGTGACAAACAAAaagaagattttaaaaaaataaaacaatttctcaCTAGTGCAACAGTGCTCAGATACTTTGATGTCAACAAACCAGTGACTCTTTCAGTCGACAGTAGCTCCACAGGGTTGGGAGCGGTACTCCTACAGGATAATTTACCAGTTGCTTATGGGTCAAAGACCTTGACAGAGTGCCAAAAGTCATGGGCacaaattgaaaaagaaatgtTGGCAATAGTATATGGATGTGAAAAGTTTCatcaatatatttatgataaacATGTAATAGTTGAATCTGATCATAGGCCTTtagaatacatatttaaaaaaacaatcaatgaAACTCCACTAAGACTACAAAGGCTTAGATTGAGAATTCAAGGGTATGACCTGGAAATAAGATATAAACCAGGAAAAGAATTATTTGTAGCTGACGCCTTGTCTAGGAATAGCTTACCAgacaaaatatgtaataaagatTTGGATCAGCATGTAGAATTGCATGTTTGCTTGATAACGGAAGGATTAAAATTCACAGAACAAAAATtagaagattttaaaaaaaaaactgcaaatgaTGAAGAAtgtcaaaaaattataaaaaatattgaaatgggATGGCCAGATAAAGTAAAATTACCAacagatttaaaatattatcattctatAAAAGAGGATTTGTATTATGCAAATgggttaatatttaaaaataatgcagttTTTGTACCAAAGTCACTGAGGAAAgaaatattaaacttaattcACTACAACCACCTAGGATtagaaaaatgcaaaaataagaTAAGAGGATTGTTATATTGGCCATTTATGAATAAAGAGCTGGAAGACCACATCAGAAACTGTGAAGCATGTTTGAAATATCAAAAATCTCATTCATTTGAAACCCTAATTCTAAGGGACATACCGAAACAACCCTGGGATATAATAGGAGCTGATATGTtcttctataaaaataatatatacttaatgGTTGTAGattatttaactaaatatgtggaaattataaatatggTGGATCAATCCACGCAAAGCCACATATTAGCATTAAAGCAGATGTTCGCGAGATGGGGTATTCCAACAAAGCTATGTACAGATGATGCATCACAGTTTAATAGTTACGAATTTCAAGAATTTGTGAAAGAATGGGGATTTCAGTTAGTTAAATCTAGTCCATATTATGCGAGGTCCAACGGTATGGTTGAACGGCACATTCagattgttaaaaaaatgtttaaaaaatgtgattttgatCAGAAAGATATTTATATGGCCTTGATGGAATATCGCAACACACCTATAGATTCAGAAATTAACATGTCTCCTAATGAGTTACTCTTAGGAAGACAAACAGTAACTTTGTTACCTACCAGATCTTCTTTGCcaggtaaaaataaattaaagaaagttAGGAATAGTTTGCAGAAAAagcaaattaaatacaaatattatcatGATAGAAGAAATAATCAAAAAGGAATTGAGTTTACAGAGGGTCAAAATGTGTTTATAAGGGata gCTCTTCTAATAGACAAAGAGACTATAACAGTGGTGATATAGAAGATTCAATTGGTAGTAGTGGCATTGGCAGTGACAATGACAATATACAGTCTAATGACACTACTAGCAATAGGGAGTCAGTAACTTTGGAAAATGTAAATACTGACATAAGGCAAACAAGGTCTGGAAGGCAG GCTTATTTGAGTAAAGAAAGGGAGATGTCATGTGAGGATACTTATTGGAATAAGCTGTGGTTGACATGTACGGGAGACGGCACTACagaataa